From Haloarcula hispanica ATCC 33960, the proteins below share one genomic window:
- the pyrH gene encoding UMP kinase, translating to MKVVVSIGGSVLAPDLDAERVADYAGAIQSLDAQGHTLGTVVGGGPTARDYIGTARDLGANEIELDQLGIAVTRLNGRLLIAALDDRAAPTPAESYDEGREAIRRGDIPVLGGIVAAQTTDAVAAAFAEYVGADLLVYATSVPGVYDADPNEDDDATRFDELGASELVDVIADIEMDAGSSAPVDLLAAKIIQRSGIRTIVLDGTDPEHVVRAVEDGEFDGSEILPEA from the coding sequence ATGAAAGTCGTCGTCTCCATTGGCGGAAGCGTACTGGCCCCGGACCTCGACGCGGAACGGGTCGCCGACTACGCCGGCGCCATCCAATCGCTCGATGCACAGGGACACACGCTCGGGACCGTCGTCGGCGGCGGACCGACCGCACGCGATTACATCGGCACCGCCCGCGACCTCGGCGCAAACGAAATCGAGCTCGACCAGCTCGGTATCGCCGTCACGCGGCTGAACGGCCGGCTACTGATCGCCGCCCTGGACGACCGCGCCGCGCCGACACCCGCCGAGAGCTACGACGAGGGCCGGGAAGCCATCCGTCGCGGGGACATCCCTGTCCTCGGGGGCATCGTCGCCGCACAGACCACCGACGCCGTGGCGGCCGCCTTCGCGGAGTACGTGGGCGCGGACCTGCTCGTGTACGCGACGTCTGTCCCGGGCGTCTACGACGCCGACCCGAACGAAGACGACGACGCGACGCGGTTCGACGAACTCGGCGCGAGCGAACTCGTCGACGTGATTGCCGACATCGAGATGGACGCTGGCAGCAGCGCACCCGTCGACCTGCTGGCCGCGAAAATCATCCAGCGGTCCGGCATCCGGACGATAGTGCTCGACGGTACCGACCCCGAACACGTCGTGCGCGCGGTCGAAGATGGTGAGTTCGACGGGTCCGAGATTCTCCCGGAGGCATAG